One Dietzia sp. JS16-p6b genomic window carries:
- a CDS encoding urea amidolyase associated protein UAAP1, translated as MTSTTETSTTDSTSTTSGARQHARAQAGAITDAMPVVPATDWPHPPADVAADRLTWAESVPGGRYTAITLARGTRIRLTDRDGTACASLMMWRADAPWERLNTADTVKVPWQAYLGTGHPLLSDQGRVLATIVADGSGHHDALCGASTLAGNIARYGAGTPESESPAGRELLLLAALKHGLAERDLPHTVSFFHGVRVADDGALVSTGGAGAGAAVDLVLHLPVIVAVAVADHPLDPSTRYHAGSVELLAWSAPQDLDALVAGSFPGVEDDLEYRRAVANSEAAHRASTQID; from the coding sequence ATGACCAGCACGACCGAAACCAGCACCACCGACAGCACGTCCACGACCTCGGGCGCCCGCCAGCACGCCCGCGCCCAGGCCGGCGCGATCACCGACGCCATGCCGGTCGTCCCGGCCACCGACTGGCCCCACCCGCCGGCGGACGTGGCGGCCGACCGTCTCACCTGGGCGGAGTCCGTCCCCGGTGGCCGGTACACGGCGATCACCCTGGCCCGGGGCACCCGGATCCGCCTCACCGACCGGGACGGCACGGCCTGTGCTTCGCTCATGATGTGGCGCGCCGACGCCCCCTGGGAGCGCCTCAACACCGCCGACACGGTCAAGGTCCCGTGGCAGGCATACCTCGGGACCGGCCATCCGCTGCTCTCGGACCAGGGGCGGGTGCTCGCGACGATCGTGGCGGACGGCTCCGGGCACCATGACGCCCTGTGCGGCGCCTCGACGCTCGCCGGCAACATCGCCCGGTACGGGGCCGGGACACCCGAATCCGAGTCGCCGGCGGGGCGGGAGTTGTTGCTGCTGGCCGCTCTCAAGCACGGGTTGGCCGAGCGGGACCTGCCCCACACCGTGTCGTTCTTCCATGGCGTCCGGGTCGCGGACGACGGGGCGCTCGTGTCCACCGGCGGCGCCGGGGCCGGGGCGGCCGTCGACCTGGTCCTGCACCTGCCCGTCATCGTGGCCGTCGCGGTCGCGGACCATCCGCTCGACCCGTCGACGCGGTACCACGCCGGGAGCGTGGAACTGCTGGCCTGGAGCGCCCCACAGGACCTCGATGCGCTCGTCGCGGGCTCATTCCCCGGCGTCGAGGACGACCTCGAGTACCGGCGCGCCGTCGCCAACTCCGAGGCGGCCCACCGCGCCTCCACGCAGATCGACTGA
- a CDS encoding urea amidolyase associated protein UAAP2: protein MTRLTATTEQPTTEQPTTEQPTTEPRTGAAEDLALAGGAVVADEIVAARAAWSRVLHRGQTLTIVDLEGNQAVDTLFYDAHDPTRRYSAPATVAAQGSIFLTTDSVLRDDAGEPLVTITADEVGNHDTLGGACSQESNTLRYGHHTRHQHACVENFLREGARHGLGKRDLVPNVNFFMNVPVDPDGTLGIVDGLSAPGKRLALRADRDVIVLVSNCPQINNPCNGFDPTPVRMIVTA, encoded by the coding sequence ATGACACGTCTGACCGCCACCACCGAGCAGCCGACCACCGAGCAGCCGACCACCGAGCAGCCGACCACCGAGCCGCGGACCGGTGCCGCCGAGGACCTCGCGCTGGCCGGCGGGGCCGTGGTCGCCGACGAGATCGTCGCCGCCCGGGCCGCATGGTCCCGAGTCCTGCACCGGGGGCAGACCCTGACCATCGTGGATCTCGAGGGCAACCAGGCCGTCGACACCCTGTTCTACGACGCGCACGACCCCACCCGCCGCTACAGCGCCCCGGCGACCGTCGCCGCCCAGGGGTCGATCTTCCTGACCACGGACAGCGTCCTGCGGGACGACGCCGGCGAGCCCCTCGTGACGATCACGGCCGACGAGGTGGGCAACCACGACACCCTCGGTGGCGCGTGCTCGCAGGAGTCCAACACCTTGCGGTACGGCCACCACACCCGACACCAACACGCCTGCGTGGAGAACTTCCTCCGCGAGGGCGCCCGGCACGGACTCGGCAAACGGGACCTGGTCCCCAACGTCAACTTCTTCATGAACGTGCCCGTGGACCCCGACGGCACCCTCGGGATCGTGGACGGTCTCTCCGCGCCCGGCAAGCGCCTGGCGCTGCGTGCCGACCGCGACGTGATCGTCCTGGTCTCCAACTGCCCGCAGATCAACAACCCGTGCAACGGCTTCGACCCCACGCCGGTGCGGATGATCGTCACCGCCTGA
- a CDS encoding 5-oxoprolinase/urea amidolyase family protein gives MTRLEILNPGLITTVQDWPGRIGYWGVGVPPSGAMDDYSLRLANTAVGNPEGAAGLECTRGGLRVRPDAAVTVCVGGAHVRPTVDGRPVAQWKPVHLEAGSVLDIPVLDGPGMRVYVAVAGGIEVEEYLGSSSTFTLGRFGGHEGRTLATGDTLAVGEPGPGEPRRILADEVPAIGHHWHIAVAEGPHGAPEFLTRAGMDELYAASYTVHFNSDRTGVRLEGPRPKWARPDGGEAGLHPSNVHDNAYSVGALDFTGDTPILLGPDGPSLGGFVCPVTVVSGDRWKLGQLAPGDTVRFVRVKVDAVGGRTGIAGARGAGRPYVLGDGGDRDDGVLGRGHTADGGTEVTYRRGGDDNVLVEYGRMELDLELRARAHALYLHLQANPVPGQQDLTPGIRSLQVKITPGDSTIGATLAALREAEAALPAAEDLAVSSRRVRLPLSWDDPATKEAIERYMYGVRDDAPWCPWNIEFIRRMNGLETADDVYRTVFDAEYMVLGLGDVYLGAPVATPLDPRHRLVTTKYNPARTWTAENSVGIGGAYLCIYGMEGPGGYQFVGRTTQVWNHRHPEPAPGFDPEHPWLLRHFDRISWYPVTSEELADLRADTAAGRGRVDIADDTFSLAEHTAFCEREAESIASARRRMEHARAEEFSRWAASGELSA, from the coding sequence ATGACCCGCCTCGAGATCCTCAACCCGGGACTCATCACCACCGTCCAGGACTGGCCCGGCCGCATCGGGTACTGGGGCGTGGGCGTCCCGCCGTCCGGTGCGATGGACGACTACTCGCTGCGCCTGGCCAACACGGCCGTGGGTAACCCGGAGGGTGCCGCCGGCCTGGAGTGCACCCGGGGCGGCCTCAGGGTCCGGCCGGATGCCGCGGTCACGGTCTGCGTGGGCGGGGCGCACGTGCGGCCCACGGTGGACGGCCGCCCGGTGGCCCAGTGGAAGCCGGTCCACCTGGAGGCGGGATCCGTGCTCGACATCCCGGTGCTCGACGGGCCGGGTATGCGTGTCTACGTGGCGGTCGCCGGTGGCATCGAGGTGGAGGAGTATCTCGGGTCGTCGTCGACCTTCACCCTCGGGCGGTTCGGGGGACACGAGGGACGCACCCTCGCGACGGGGGACACCCTCGCCGTCGGGGAGCCCGGACCGGGCGAGCCGCGCCGGATCCTCGCCGACGAGGTCCCGGCCATCGGCCACCACTGGCACATAGCGGTGGCCGAGGGGCCGCACGGGGCACCGGAGTTCCTCACCCGCGCGGGGATGGACGAGCTCTACGCGGCCAGCTACACGGTGCACTTCAACTCGGACCGCACCGGGGTCCGGCTCGAGGGGCCACGACCGAAGTGGGCCCGACCCGACGGCGGGGAGGCCGGCCTGCACCCGTCGAACGTGCACGACAACGCCTACTCGGTGGGGGCCCTGGACTTCACCGGGGACACCCCGATCCTGCTCGGCCCGGACGGCCCGAGCCTGGGGGGATTCGTCTGCCCCGTCACCGTGGTCAGCGGCGACCGGTGGAAGCTCGGGCAGCTCGCCCCCGGGGACACCGTGCGGTTCGTCCGCGTCAAGGTCGACGCCGTCGGCGGCCGCACCGGGATCGCCGGTGCGCGGGGGGCCGGTCGCCCGTACGTCCTCGGTGACGGCGGTGACCGCGACGACGGCGTGCTGGGCCGCGGTCACACCGCCGACGGGGGGACCGAGGTGACCTACCGTCGGGGCGGCGACGACAACGTGCTGGTGGAGTACGGGCGCATGGAGCTCGACCTCGAGCTACGCGCCCGAGCTCACGCCCTGTATCTGCACCTTCAGGCGAACCCCGTGCCCGGTCAGCAGGACCTCACGCCCGGCATCCGCTCCCTGCAGGTCAAGATCACGCCCGGCGACAGCACGATCGGCGCCACCCTGGCGGCATTGCGGGAGGCCGAGGCGGCCCTGCCCGCCGCCGAGGACCTCGCGGTGTCGAGCAGACGCGTCCGGCTGCCGCTGAGCTGGGACGACCCCGCCACCAAGGAGGCGATCGAGAGGTACATGTACGGCGTGCGCGACGACGCCCCGTGGTGCCCGTGGAACATCGAGTTCATCCGCCGGATGAACGGCCTGGAGACCGCCGACGACGTCTACCGCACGGTCTTCGACGCCGAGTACATGGTGCTCGGGCTCGGGGACGTCTACCTCGGCGCCCCCGTGGCCACGCCGCTCGACCCGCGCCACCGACTGGTGACGACCAAGTACAACCCCGCCCGGACATGGACCGCAGAGAACTCCGTCGGCATCGGCGGCGCGTACCTGTGCATCTACGGGATGGAGGGGCCGGGCGGTTACCAGTTCGTGGGCCGCACCACCCAGGTGTGGAACCACCGTCACCCCGAACCGGCGCCGGGCTTCGACCCCGAGCACCCGTGGCTGCTGCGGCACTTCGACCGCATCTCCTGGTACCCCGTCACCTCCGAGGAACTGGCGGACCTCCGCGCCGACACCGCCGCCGGACGAGGCCGCGTCGACATCGCCGACGACACCTTCTCGCTGGCCGAACACACCGCGTTCTGCGAACGGGAGGCCGAGTCGATCGCCTCCGCCAGACGCCGGATGGAGCACGCCCGCGCCGAGGAATTCTCGCGCTGGGCCGCCAGTGGGGAGCTGAGCGCATGA
- the atzF gene encoding allophanate hydrolase: MSTETTGTDLRARAEAEVDHVLERLAEADRPEVFIQVRPREELVDDMTASLAAGGPLAGMTLAVKNNVDVAGVPTTAACPGFAYLPDRDAVAVARLRAGGAVVLGVTNLDQFATGLVGTRSPYGAVRAAHRPDHVSGGSSSGSAVAVALGICDLAIGTDTAGSGRVPAGLNGVVGIKPTLGVVSTDGVVPACASYDCVTILARDVRTAARATGVMAGGEGTRHWPTDTPLDAGPGATIAVPRELVAMAPGWAAAFADAVDRARALGYRVVEIDLGPFLAAARLLYDGALVAERYEAVGDFLDSAPDADAGVDPTVRAIITPARGIAAVDLLHDRREVEALRAEAVAELDRLGAAALLVPTAPFHPTIAEVEADPIALNSRMGTYTNFCNLFDLCAVAVPTTEIDEGDRGTARFGVTVVGRPFHDGPVADIAAALSGERRSGAEPFVPWPLSAGAPTVDLVVFGAHRRGGPLEHQLISRGAAWRGPVRSSADYRMYRLATEPPKPGVLRHPDGAPLLGERWSVSPAALGTFLDQLPRPMQLGRVTLADGTEVVGFGCEPTAVTAEADDLTDLGEWPIG; the protein is encoded by the coding sequence ATGAGCACCGAGACGACCGGGACCGACCTGAGGGCACGCGCCGAGGCGGAGGTCGACCACGTGTTGGAGCGACTGGCCGAGGCCGACCGGCCCGAGGTGTTCATCCAGGTCCGACCGCGTGAGGAGCTGGTGGACGACATGACGGCCTCCCTCGCCGCGGGGGGCCCGCTCGCCGGGATGACACTGGCGGTCAAGAACAACGTCGACGTGGCGGGGGTGCCCACCACCGCCGCGTGCCCCGGGTTCGCCTACCTGCCCGATCGGGACGCGGTGGCCGTCGCGCGCCTCCGCGCGGGCGGAGCGGTGGTGCTGGGGGTGACGAATCTCGACCAGTTCGCGACCGGCCTGGTCGGCACGCGCAGTCCGTACGGGGCCGTGCGTGCCGCGCACCGCCCCGACCACGTGTCGGGCGGGTCGAGCTCGGGATCGGCGGTGGCGGTGGCGTTGGGGATCTGCGATCTGGCGATCGGCACCGACACCGCCGGGTCGGGCCGCGTCCCGGCCGGGCTCAACGGGGTCGTGGGCATCAAGCCCACGCTCGGCGTCGTCTCCACCGACGGGGTGGTCCCCGCCTGCGCGAGCTATGACTGCGTGACCATCCTCGCCCGCGACGTCCGGACCGCCGCCCGCGCGACCGGGGTGATGGCCGGCGGGGAGGGAACCCGTCACTGGCCGACCGACACGCCGCTGGACGCGGGACCCGGCGCGACGATCGCCGTTCCGCGTGAACTCGTGGCCATGGCCCCGGGGTGGGCGGCGGCGTTCGCCGACGCGGTCGACCGGGCCCGCGCGCTCGGGTACCGGGTGGTGGAGATCGATCTCGGGCCGTTCCTCGCCGCGGCGAGGCTGCTCTACGACGGCGCGCTCGTGGCCGAGCGCTACGAGGCGGTCGGTGACTTCCTCGACTCCGCCCCGGACGCGGACGCGGGCGTCGACCCGACCGTCCGCGCCATCATCACCCCGGCCCGCGGGATCGCGGCGGTCGATCTGCTGCACGACCGCCGGGAGGTCGAGGCCCTGCGCGCCGAGGCGGTGGCCGAACTCGATCGTCTCGGCGCGGCCGCGCTGCTGGTCCCCACCGCGCCCTTCCACCCGACCATCGCCGAGGTGGAGGCCGATCCGATCGCCCTCAACAGCCGTATGGGGACGTACACGAACTTCTGCAACCTCTTCGACCTGTGTGCGGTGGCGGTGCCGACCACCGAGATCGACGAGGGGGACCGTGGAACAGCGCGATTCGGCGTGACCGTGGTGGGCAGGCCGTTCCACGACGGGCCGGTGGCCGACATCGCCGCAGCCCTGTCCGGGGAACGGAGATCCGGCGCGGAGCCGTTCGTTCCGTGGCCGCTGAGCGCGGGGGCGCCGACGGTGGACCTGGTCGTGTTCGGCGCCCACCGTCGCGGGGGCCCTCTCGAACACCAGCTCATCAGCAGGGGCGCGGCCTGGCGCGGGCCGGTGCGGTCCAGCGCCGACTACCGGATGTACCGCCTGGCCACCGAGCCGCCCAAGCCCGGGGTCCTGCGGCATCCGGACGGCGCTCCACTGCTCGGCGAGAGGTGGAGCGTCTCCCCGGCGGCACTCGGTACATTCCTCGACCAGTTGCCCAGGCCGATGCAGCTCGGCCGCGTGACGTTGGCGGACGGCACGGAGGTGGTCGGTTTCGGCTGCGAACCCACCGCCGTCACCGCGGAGGCCGACGACCTCACGGACCTCGGGGAGTGGCCGATCGGGTGA
- a CDS encoding HD domain-containing protein, translating to MSLTWTPAIDRALAVAARCHAGQTRKDDPTPYIAHPVAVAMIVSDFTDDPDVAVAALLHDVLEDVPPSVYSADDMTAEFGDRVTELVRGVSEEKTAGETTPPWRVRKEGYLAALAEDSEECLLISAADKIHNLRSMVAAHERLGDDMWGLFNAGPQEKLWFYRSISDAVARRLGDCAASRELRRAVDDVAALAPADGGRVVTPPGTRP from the coding sequence ATGTCCCTGACCTGGACCCCCGCCATCGACCGCGCGCTCGCGGTCGCGGCCCGCTGCCACGCCGGCCAGACACGCAAGGACGACCCGACGCCTTACATCGCCCACCCCGTGGCGGTCGCGATGATCGTGTCCGACTTCACCGACGACCCGGACGTGGCGGTGGCCGCGCTGCTGCACGATGTCCTGGAGGACGTCCCGCCGTCGGTCTACTCGGCCGATGACATGACCGCCGAGTTCGGCGATCGGGTCACCGAGCTCGTCCGCGGCGTCTCGGAGGAGAAGACCGCGGGTGAGACGACCCCGCCCTGGCGGGTACGCAAGGAGGGGTACCTCGCCGCGCTCGCGGAGGACTCCGAGGAGTGCCTGCTCATCTCGGCGGCGGACAAGATCCACAATCTGCGCTCGATGGTCGCCGCCCACGAGCGACTGGGTGACGACATGTGGGGGCTCTTCAACGCCGGTCCGCAGGAGAAGCTGTGGTTCTACCGGTCGATCTCGGATGCGGTCGCCCGACGCCTCGGGGACTGCGCGGCCTCGCGGGAGCTCCGCCGGGCGGTGGACGACGTCGCGGCCCTGGCGCCGGCGGACGGCGGGAGAGTGGTCACACCGCCGGGAACTCGGCCTTGA
- a CDS encoding NAD(P)-dependent alcohol dehydrogenase, which yields MDVAAVAATAPDAPLEKTTIRRRDTGPADVLIEIEYAGICHSDIHHVRGEWGRTAYPVAPGHEIVGIVQEVGSEVTRYAVGDRVGVGCLVGACHECSSCTAGQEQECERGAIATYGSPLPEGDPEGPVTNGGYSTHIVVEEPMVVSVPDGLDPASAAPLLCAGITMFSPLRQWNVGPGTKVAVLGMGGLGHVGVKLAVAMGAEVTVLSQTTSKRDDSLRYGAVEHYATAGDEGKATLRELRGTFDVILNTVSANLPMDRFLALLKPRGALVNIGIPTEPMSVRAGSVAAGRKILTGSMIGGIPETQEMLDFCAEHGITAEIELISADTINEAYDRVVRSDVHYRFVIDAKTF from the coding sequence ATGGACGTCGCCGCCGTCGCCGCCACCGCACCGGACGCGCCTCTGGAGAAGACCACGATCCGGCGTCGGGACACCGGGCCGGCCGACGTGCTCATCGAGATCGAGTACGCCGGCATCTGTCATTCCGACATCCATCACGTGCGCGGCGAATGGGGCCGGACCGCCTACCCCGTGGCGCCCGGACACGAGATCGTCGGCATCGTCCAAGAGGTCGGTTCCGAGGTCACCCGGTACGCGGTCGGCGATCGCGTCGGCGTCGGGTGCCTGGTGGGTGCCTGCCACGAGTGCTCGTCCTGCACCGCGGGCCAGGAGCAGGAGTGCGAGCGGGGGGCCATCGCGACCTACGGCTCGCCGCTGCCCGAGGGCGACCCCGAGGGTCCGGTGACGAACGGCGGCTACTCGACCCACATCGTGGTCGAGGAGCCCATGGTGGTGTCCGTCCCGGACGGCCTCGATCCGGCCTCGGCGGCGCCGCTGCTGTGTGCGGGGATCACCATGTTCTCGCCGCTGCGGCAGTGGAACGTCGGCCCGGGCACCAAGGTCGCCGTGCTCGGTATGGGAGGGCTCGGACACGTCGGCGTCAAGCTCGCCGTGGCGATGGGGGCCGAGGTGACGGTCCTGTCGCAGACGACCTCCAAGCGGGACGATTCGCTGCGCTACGGCGCCGTCGAGCACTACGCGACCGCCGGTGACGAGGGCAAGGCCACCCTGCGCGAGCTCCGCGGCACCTTCGACGTCATTCTCAACACGGTGTCCGCGAACCTGCCGATGGACCGGTTCCTCGCCCTGCTCAAGCCGCGCGGGGCACTGGTCAACATCGGGATCCCCACCGAGCCGATGTCGGTGCGGGCCGGGTCCGTGGCCGCCGGCCGCAAGATCCTGACCGGGTCCATGATCGGCGGCATCCCCGAGACCCAGGAGATGCTCGACTTCTGCGCCGAGCACGGGATCACCGCCGAGATCGAGCTCATCTCGGCGGACACGATCAACGAGGCCTACGACCGCGTGGTCCGGTCGGACGTGCACTACCGCTTCGTGATCGACGCCAAGACGTTCTGA
- a CDS encoding SDR family NAD(P)-dependent oxidoreductase — MTRRVFITGAASGLGLALAREYLAAGDEVILTDLHPEAPPAVTGLSGQWSYRTLDVTNDDDWAAAALAVDRLDILINNAGIAVGGRLEATSMDTWKRIVDINLLGVVRGCRTMVPTLGRGGRVVITASAAGLVHAPSMGAYNATKAAAVALAETLDGELRPRGISTSVICPLFFRSGLADSLSGDDPKADEAARMLLSKTPLTSEKVAARSVRAIQARRLVITPDALSTLTWYSKRFTRIPFLAGTRLIGRVVERRG, encoded by the coding sequence ATGACCCGCCGCGTCTTCATCACCGGAGCCGCCTCGGGGCTGGGTCTGGCGCTCGCCCGCGAGTACCTGGCGGCCGGCGACGAGGTCATCCTGACCGACCTGCACCCGGAGGCCCCACCCGCCGTGACCGGCCTCTCCGGCCAGTGGAGTTACCGCACGCTCGACGTGACGAACGACGACGACTGGGCGGCGGCCGCGCTCGCCGTCGACAGGTTGGACATCCTCATCAACAACGCCGGGATCGCGGTCGGTGGCCGGCTCGAGGCCACCTCCATGGACACGTGGAAGCGCATCGTGGACATCAACCTCCTCGGGGTGGTCCGGGGGTGCAGGACGATGGTCCCCACGCTCGGCCGTGGCGGGCGGGTCGTCATCACCGCCTCCGCCGCGGGTCTGGTCCACGCGCCGTCCATGGGCGCCTACAACGCGACCAAGGCGGCCGCGGTCGCACTGGCGGAGACTCTCGACGGCGAGCTCCGGCCCCGCGGCATCTCCACCTCGGTGATCTGCCCGCTGTTCTTCCGCTCGGGCCTCGCGGATTCCCTCTCCGGCGACGACCCGAAGGCGGACGAGGCGGCGCGCATGCTCCTCTCCAAGACCCCCTTGACCTCGGAGAAGGTCGCCGCGAGGTCGGTCCGGGCGATCCAGGCCCGGCGGTTGGTCATCACCCCGGACGCGCTGAGCACGCTGACGTGGTACTCCAAGCGGTTCACCCGGATCCCTTTCCTGGCGGGGACGCGTCTCATCGGACGGGTGGTCGAGCGGAGGGGTTGA
- a CDS encoding NAD(P)/FAD-dependent oxidoreductase, with the protein MTVSADRRPPAGAPENPLDLLIVGAGISGIDLAHHVRSAFPHWSWEVHDAQDDLGGTWHTFRYPGIRSDSDMATFGFPFRPWPHSSTLGQGEEIKEYIRDTARECGVLDRLHLRSWIRNADWDGEKGLWRVTSVRTENGTTTERTVWTRRLHFGSGYYSHSAGFRPDFPGEEAFAGEIIHPQHWPESVDYAGRTFIVIGSGATAVTLVPALEQLGAEVTMLQRTPSYVAPLPEKDTISAVWKRVLPTQAAYRAARFTHGARDMVQYVVARRFPWAFTQGLRALQGRYISRAQINEHFTPSYKPWDQRVCKAPDGDIFRAMQRGARVVTGHIDTFTERGIRLQSGVELEADVIVSATGLELEAFGGGTLSIDGRELDLADLTTYRGMMLAGVPNFSFTVGYVNASWTLRADMVSRYMVKLWRAGEKNGEKIYAPIPPEVKGDRPLLDLDAGYVRRGVHKFPRQGTARPWTYVQNYLAEIPELTFGDQRRDMAFDAQIPQEAVR; encoded by the coding sequence ATGACAGTCTCAGCTGACCGCCGCCCCCCGGCCGGCGCACCCGAGAACCCGCTGGATCTCCTCATCGTCGGCGCCGGCATCTCCGGCATCGACCTGGCGCACCACGTCCGCAGCGCCTTCCCCCACTGGTCGTGGGAGGTCCACGACGCCCAGGACGACCTGGGCGGGACGTGGCACACGTTCCGCTACCCGGGCATCCGCTCGGATTCGGACATGGCCACGTTCGGTTTCCCGTTCCGCCCCTGGCCGCACTCCTCGACCCTCGGCCAGGGCGAGGAGATCAAGGAGTACATCCGGGACACCGCCCGGGAGTGCGGCGTCCTCGACCGCCTCCATCTGCGCTCCTGGATCCGGAACGCCGACTGGGACGGCGAGAAGGGTCTGTGGAGGGTCACGAGCGTCCGGACCGAGAACGGGACGACCACTGAGCGCACGGTGTGGACCCGCCGACTGCACTTCGGCTCCGGGTACTACTCCCACTCGGCCGGCTTCCGACCCGACTTCCCGGGGGAGGAGGCGTTCGCCGGCGAGATCATCCACCCCCAGCACTGGCCTGAGAGCGTCGACTACGCCGGACGCACATTCATCGTGATCGGGTCCGGCGCCACCGCCGTCACCCTCGTTCCGGCTCTCGAGCAGCTCGGCGCCGAGGTCACCATGCTCCAGCGGACCCCGAGCTATGTCGCGCCCCTCCCCGAGAAGGACACCATCAGCGCCGTGTGGAAGCGCGTCCTGCCGACGCAGGCGGCCTACCGCGCCGCCCGGTTCACCCACGGCGCCCGTGACATGGTGCAGTACGTCGTCGCCCGGCGGTTCCCCTGGGCCTTCACGCAGGGGCTGCGGGCCCTGCAGGGCCGCTACATCTCGCGGGCACAGATCAACGAGCACTTCACACCGTCCTACAAGCCCTGGGACCAGCGGGTGTGCAAGGCCCCGGACGGGGACATCTTCCGGGCGATGCAGCGGGGCGCTCGGGTGGTGACCGGTCACATCGACACGTTCACCGAACGCGGGATCCGTCTGCAGTCCGGAGTGGAACTGGAGGCCGACGTGATCGTCTCCGCCACCGGTCTGGAACTCGAGGCGTTCGGCGGCGGGACCCTGAGCATCGACGGCCGCGAGCTCGACCTCGCCGACCTGACCACCTACCGCGGGATGATGCTCGCCGGCGTGCCCAACTTCAGCTTCACCGTGGGATACGTCAACGCCTCCTGGACCCTGCGGGCGGACATGGTCTCCCGCTACATGGTCAAGCTGTGGCGGGCCGGGGAGAAGAACGGTGAGAAGATCTACGCGCCGATCCCTCCCGAGGTGAAGGGGGACCGGCCACTGCTGGACCTCGACGCCGGGTATGTCCGACGCGGCGTGCACAAGTTCCCCCGACAGGGCACCGCCCGCCCCTGGACCTATGTGCAGAACTACCTCGCCGAGATCCCCGAGCTGACCTTCGGTGACCAGCGTCGCGACATGGCGTTCGACGCGCAGATCCCGCAGGAGGCCGTCCGATGA
- a CDS encoding AraC family transcriptional regulator has translation MAYVRSAGLRGVRTVIDELGGDADDLTLRCGLPAGALDSDEILVQDLAIGLLLETAAVELRCPDFGLRVALRQDLGLLGPVAAAIRHAPTTTRALEMTSKYLFFHARSLEITVVSDPEGEPGVLGVRFGYRDDAVALPPQAVDMVLLFLHRSMLALLGGEYGLLSVELPNALNTAPGRYRELFAAPARPFAASAMLRVPAVLLGREITGGDLVAHELALSYLDQHGPARDQTYTERTRALLLRSLDTGTSTLGDVAGLLSVSPRTLQRHLTGEGTSFSAIRDEARRDVAARLLATTEIPLYQIASALALDDVTTFSQYARRWWGVTARQFRADRRGTGVAGRSSIGLS, from the coding sequence GTGGCATATGTGCGATCTGCGGGCCTGCGGGGCGTCCGGACGGTGATCGACGAGCTCGGAGGCGACGCCGACGACCTGACGCTGCGCTGTGGCTTGCCGGCCGGCGCCCTGGACAGTGACGAGATCCTCGTGCAGGATCTCGCGATCGGGCTCCTCCTCGAGACCGCGGCGGTGGAACTGCGCTGTCCCGATTTCGGCCTGCGGGTGGCGTTGCGCCAGGATCTGGGTCTGCTCGGACCCGTGGCCGCCGCCATCCGACACGCGCCGACCACCACCCGGGCGTTGGAGATGACCTCCAAGTACCTGTTCTTCCACGCCCGCTCACTCGAGATCACCGTGGTCTCCGATCCGGAGGGGGAGCCCGGCGTGTTGGGGGTGCGGTTCGGCTACCGCGACGACGCGGTCGCCCTGCCGCCCCAGGCGGTCGACATGGTCCTGCTGTTCCTGCACCGGTCCATGCTCGCGCTCCTCGGGGGAGAATACGGACTGCTGTCGGTCGAGTTGCCGAACGCCCTCAACACCGCACCGGGCCGCTATCGGGAGCTCTTCGCCGCCCCGGCCAGGCCCTTCGCGGCGTCCGCGATGCTGCGCGTCCCCGCCGTGCTCCTCGGTCGGGAGATCACCGGCGGCGACCTGGTGGCCCATGAGCTCGCCCTGAGCTACCTGGACCAACACGGCCCCGCGCGCGACCAGACCTACACCGAGCGGACCAGGGCACTGCTGCTGCGGTCCCTCGACACCGGGACCTCGACCCTCGGCGACGTCGCCGGGCTCCTCTCGGTGTCCCCGCGGACCCTGCAGCGGCACCTCACCGGGGAGGGCACCTCGTTCTCCGCGATCCGGGACGAGGCGCGCCGAGACGTGGCCGCTCGGCTGCTTGCCACGACCGAGATCCCCCTCTATCAGATCGCCTCGGCCCTGGCGCTGGACGACGTGACGACGTTCAGTCAGTACGCCCGCCGGTGGTGGGGGGTCACGGCCAGGCAGTTCCGGGCGGACAGGAGAGGGACGGGCGTCGCGGGGCGATCGTCGATCGGACTTTCCTGA